A region of Stigmatopora nigra isolate UIUO_SnigA chromosome 6, RoL_Snig_1.1, whole genome shotgun sequence DNA encodes the following proteins:
- the gprin3b gene encoding uncharacterized protein gprin3b isoform X2: MGSNPKRTVTVQMVPPLATADKEPNANWPAETDLKLSGGKREENGSPAPSGALKNTTEASSETTRLRDANDNISFANENTQKSPARLVEAPPDDISSKTSSDRNMVQQKNNNISSPKEPGHKRRHSISPQDCKQSSETAPLLAQNLKEVPIDKESKDKIPIDKLHIAQVTIDQHSPAPKPDPVLVLEPCRKLYKEASTMTSPRPTPGGRDAEVQAVASTASKAVSTSPSLLPSKPDSALFHEVQGVSVVYRSGASLSSRQIGSPPNVTSATEITTVDSHHRAGPKKSPSPTLSRTQPVRQEPETRKPKLKDPTKMDATVKGAKTSEERKTTKDSPTDADSGELRTDAEGSDDERRPRKSVHDVVWDEQGMTWEVYGASVDPESLGFAIQSHLQCKIKEQERKLIAQTSFRKSISGPDSPMATKKTKRRQRNPFRAVLRNVRRPDCCARPPPSAVLD; this comes from the coding sequence ATGGGATCCAACCCAAAAAGGACAGTGACCGTCCAGATGGTGCCTCCACTGGCCACAGCCGACAAGGAGCCCAACGCTAACTGGCCCGCCGAAACCGACCTGAAACTTTCTGGCGGAAAACGGGAAGAGAACGGCTCACCGGCGCCCTCTGGCGCCCTCAAAAACACAACAGAAGCATCAAGCGAAACCACCAGGCTAAGAGATGCTAACGATAACATTAGCTTTGCTAACGAAAATACCCAAAAAAGTCCAGCCCGACTGGTCGAAGCACCCCCAGACGACATCTCCTCCAAAACCTCGTCGGATCGTAACATggtccaacaaaaaaacaataacatttcaaGTCCAAAAGAACCCGGACATAAACGAAGACATTCAATTTCTCCTCAGGATTGCAAGCAAAGCTCTGAAACGGCACCCCTGCTCGCCCAGAACCTCAAAGAAGTACCCATAGACAAAGAATCTAAAGATAAAATCCCCATAGACAAACTACACATAGCGCAAGTCACCATAGACCAACACAGTCCAGCACCAAAACCAGATCCGGTTTTGGTACTCGAACCTTGTCGCAAACTCTACAAGGAAGCTTCCACTATGACCTCCCCACGACCGACCCCTGGGGGTCGCGACGCCGAGGTCCAGGCAGTGGCTAGCACCGCCTCCAAGGCCGTGTCCACCAGCCCGAGTCTCCTCCCCTCCAAGCCTGACTCCGCCCTCTTCCATGAAGTGCAGGGAGTTTCCGTCGTCTACCGATCCGGCGCTAGTTTGAGCTCCCGCCAGATTGGTTCACCCCCAAACGTGACCTCAGCGACGGAAATAACAACGGTGGACTCCCATCATAGGGCGGGGCCTAAAAAAAGCCCCTCCCCAACTCTGAGCAGGACCCAACCAGTGCGCCAGGAACCAGAAACCAGAAAACCGAAATTAAAAGACCCCACAAAGATGGACGCCACCGTCAAAGGCGCCAAAACGTCCGAGGAACGGAAAACCACGAAAGACTCCCCGACGGACGCCGATTCTGGCGAGCTTCGGACGGACGCGGAGGGAAGCGACGACGAACGGCGGCCGCGGAAAAGCGTCCATGACGTAGTCTGGGATGAACAGGGTATGACCTGGGAGGTCTACGGGGCCTCGGTTGACCCCGAGTCGTTAGGGTTCGCCATCCAGAGCCACTTGCAGTGCAAAATTAAGGAGCAAGAGAGGAAATTGATCGCCCAGACTTCCTTCCGCAAGTCCATCAGTGGACCGGACTCGCCAATGGCGACCAAGAAGACCAAGCGGCGCCAACGCAACCCGTTTCGTGCCGTGTTGCGGAACGTGCGGCGTCCCGACTGCTGCGCCCGCCCCCCTCCCTCCGCAGTCTTGGATTAG
- the gprin3b gene encoding uncharacterized protein gprin3b isoform X1 — MREPQRPRQGESAFGLQQHLKREGAPPPPSRMGSNPKRTVTVQMVPPLATADKEPNANWPAETDLKLSGGKREENGSPAPSGALKNTTEASSETTRLRDANDNISFANENTQKSPARLVEAPPDDISSKTSSDRNMVQQKNNNISSPKEPGHKRRHSISPQDCKQSSETAPLLAQNLKEVPIDKESKDKIPIDKLHIAQVTIDQHSPAPKPDPVLVLEPCRKLYKEASTMTSPRPTPGGRDAEVQAVASTASKAVSTSPSLLPSKPDSALFHEVQGVSVVYRSGASLSSRQIGSPPNVTSATEITTVDSHHRAGPKKSPSPTLSRTQPVRQEPETRKPKLKDPTKMDATVKGAKTSEERKTTKDSPTDADSGELRTDAEGSDDERRPRKSVHDVVWDEQGMTWEVYGASVDPESLGFAIQSHLQCKIKEQERKLIAQTSFRKSISGPDSPMATKKTKRRQRNPFRAVLRNVRRPDCCARPPPSAVLD, encoded by the coding sequence GAGAGAGCGCATTTGGATTACAACAGCATTTGAAGCGTGAAggtgccccgccccctccctccAGGATGGGATCCAACCCAAAAAGGACAGTGACCGTCCAGATGGTGCCTCCACTGGCCACAGCCGACAAGGAGCCCAACGCTAACTGGCCCGCCGAAACCGACCTGAAACTTTCTGGCGGAAAACGGGAAGAGAACGGCTCACCGGCGCCCTCTGGCGCCCTCAAAAACACAACAGAAGCATCAAGCGAAACCACCAGGCTAAGAGATGCTAACGATAACATTAGCTTTGCTAACGAAAATACCCAAAAAAGTCCAGCCCGACTGGTCGAAGCACCCCCAGACGACATCTCCTCCAAAACCTCGTCGGATCGTAACATggtccaacaaaaaaacaataacatttcaaGTCCAAAAGAACCCGGACATAAACGAAGACATTCAATTTCTCCTCAGGATTGCAAGCAAAGCTCTGAAACGGCACCCCTGCTCGCCCAGAACCTCAAAGAAGTACCCATAGACAAAGAATCTAAAGATAAAATCCCCATAGACAAACTACACATAGCGCAAGTCACCATAGACCAACACAGTCCAGCACCAAAACCAGATCCGGTTTTGGTACTCGAACCTTGTCGCAAACTCTACAAGGAAGCTTCCACTATGACCTCCCCACGACCGACCCCTGGGGGTCGCGACGCCGAGGTCCAGGCAGTGGCTAGCACCGCCTCCAAGGCCGTGTCCACCAGCCCGAGTCTCCTCCCCTCCAAGCCTGACTCCGCCCTCTTCCATGAAGTGCAGGGAGTTTCCGTCGTCTACCGATCCGGCGCTAGTTTGAGCTCCCGCCAGATTGGTTCACCCCCAAACGTGACCTCAGCGACGGAAATAACAACGGTGGACTCCCATCATAGGGCGGGGCCTAAAAAAAGCCCCTCCCCAACTCTGAGCAGGACCCAACCAGTGCGCCAGGAACCAGAAACCAGAAAACCGAAATTAAAAGACCCCACAAAGATGGACGCCACCGTCAAAGGCGCCAAAACGTCCGAGGAACGGAAAACCACGAAAGACTCCCCGACGGACGCCGATTCTGGCGAGCTTCGGACGGACGCGGAGGGAAGCGACGACGAACGGCGGCCGCGGAAAAGCGTCCATGACGTAGTCTGGGATGAACAGGGTATGACCTGGGAGGTCTACGGGGCCTCGGTTGACCCCGAGTCGTTAGGGTTCGCCATCCAGAGCCACTTGCAGTGCAAAATTAAGGAGCAAGAGAGGAAATTGATCGCCCAGACTTCCTTCCGCAAGTCCATCAGTGGACCGGACTCGCCAATGGCGACCAAGAAGACCAAGCGGCGCCAACGCAACCCGTTTCGTGCCGTGTTGCGGAACGTGCGGCGTCCCGACTGCTGCGCCCGCCCCCCTCCCTCCGCAGTCTTGGATTAG